The proteins below are encoded in one region of Styela clava chromosome 4, kaStyClav1.hap1.2, whole genome shotgun sequence:
- the LOC120326459 gene encoding pyrethroid hydrolase Ces2e-like: MSSTVVSTPKGKVKGKIVDLKVKDAKLVHVFRNIPFAKPPVGSLRFMPPQPVEPWSGVRDGTVAGSVPMYARVIDDMFRPYILLPDTCDSELIVDEDCLHVSVYTPHLEKDKKLPVMVWLFGGGFSMGSERLYDGSMLAGMNDVVVVVPNYRVGIFGFLSLGPSSICTGNAGLLDQQMTLRWVQENIDVFGGNKKNVTIFGESAGGISVNMQMLSPLARGLFHKAISHSGQAIVKGLFQTAEKNAEKIKKCLTHLKIEEEDDCKILEALQKIPANDLVNASMDLSLQKVLFVPTFDGNVFSKNPEEYVKDKDFAKIPYIIGCNKSEGHGILSVFLSPNYLTGIAEEEEVFKAIYIPLSKEGFEKCKEFYPADDQDLQKWSKLMGNILGDAMFVAPAVEIASVHSASGAPTYFYHGDFNLKLFQDKEYGPEVGKRPYWCDCDHSDDILLTFGIPFTTNKLPLGTKYTNEEKEMSRQFMKYLTNFAKTGDPNKGQKVDTKWPKYVSKGRHLVIDTPLSVGENLSEKVAKFWNEVMPSYMIDN; the protein is encoded by the exons ATGAGTTCTACTGTTGTATCAACTCCTAAGGGAAAAGTGAAAGGTAAAATTGTGGACTTAAAAGTGAAGGATGCAAAGTTGGTGCACGTATTTCGAAATATTCCTTTCGCTAAACCGCCAGTAGGAAGCCTGAGATTTATGCCACCTCAACC AGTCGAACCATGGAGTGGAGTCAGAGATGGAACAGTAGCTGGTAGTGTACCGATGTATGCCCGCGTCATTGATGACATGTTTAGACCATATATTCTATTGCCCGATACTTGTGACAGCGAACTGATTGTAGACGAAGATTGTCTGCATGTGTCTGTCTATACTCCACATTTAGAAAAAGACAAAAAACTCcca GTGATGGTGTGGTTGTTTGGAGGAGGATTCAGCATGGGCTCGGAACGTCTCTATGACGGAAGTATGCTGGCTGGAATGAACGATGTTGTCGTCGTTGTGCCTAATTACCGGGTTGGGATATTCGGCTTTCTCTCTCTTGGACCTTCTTCGATCTGTACGGGAAATGCTGGATTGTTAGATCAACAGATGACATTGAG ATGGGTGCAAGAAAACATTGACGTGTTTGGTGGCAACAAGAAAAATGTGACCATATTCGGTGAAAGTGCGGGAGGAATCTCAGTAAACATGCAAATGTTGTCTCCTCTCGCACGTGGTCTATTTCACAAAGCGATAAGCCACAGTGGACAAGCAATCGTGAAAG GATTATTCCAGACCGCTGAAAAAAATGccgagaaaattaaaaaatgtttgacGCATTTGAAGATTGAAGAAGAAGATGATTGTAAAATACTAGAAGCATTACAAAAAATCCCAGCCAATGATTTGGTAAATGCGTCCATGGATTTGTCTCTA CAAAAAGTCTTGTTTGTACCAACATTTGATGGAAACGTCTTTTCAAAAAACCCAGAAGAGTATGTGAAAGATAAAGATTTTGCAAAAATACCGTATATCATTGGATGCAATAAATCAGAAGGTCATGGAATTCTATCAGTTTTTCTATCACCCAATTATCTAACCGGAATTGCAGAAGAAGAGGAAGTATTCAAGGCAATATATATACCA CTATCAAAAGAGGGTTTTGAAAAGTGCAAAGAATTCTATCCTGCAGACGACCAAGACTTGCAAAAATGGAGCAAACTAATGGGAAATATACTCGGTGACGCAATGTTTGTTGCACCAGCTGTAGAGATTGCATCAGTTCATTCTG CTTCGGGTGCACCGACATATTTCTATCACGGCGATTTCAATCTAAAGCTGTTTCAAGATAAAGAATACGGACCAGAAGTGGGTAAACGGCCATATTGGTGCGATTGCGATCATAGTGACGACATCCTGCTGACGTTTGGAATACCTTTCACAACAAACAAGCTTCCATTAGGCACAAAATATACCAATGAGGAAAAAGAAATGAGCAGACAGTTCATGAAATATTTGACGAATTTTGCTAAAACAGG AGATCCAAATAAAGGACAAAAAGTAGATACGAAGTGGCCAAAGTACGTTTCCAAAGGAAGACACCTCGTTATTGATACTCCGCTTTCGGTCGGAGAGAATCTATCAGAAAAAGTAGCAAAATTCTGGAACGAAGTGATGCCTTCTTACATGATCGATAATTAG